In a single window of the Anaerotruncus rubiinfantis genome:
- the hfq gene encoding RNA chaperone Hfq, producing MKQLNLQDVFLNQARREKITVTIYLTNGFQFKGVVKGFDSFTVILDCEGRQNLVYKHAISTIIPSKPISILESAENDKENTD from the coding sequence ATGAAACAGCTCAATTTACAGGATGTCTTTCTGAATCAGGCGAGGCGTGAGAAGATCACTGTCACCATCTATCTGACCAACGGGTTCCAGTTCAAGGGCGTGGTGAAAGGGTTTGATTCCTTTACAGTCATTTTGGACTGCGAAGGCAGACAGAATCTCGTATATAAACATGCAATTTCGACCATCATCCCTTCAAAGCCGATCAGCATCCTGGAATCCGCTGAGAACGATAAGGAAAATACGGACTGA
- a CDS encoding YggS family pyridoxal phosphate-dependent enzyme, whose protein sequence is MTNGLNDGSVKASVQCITESIERACAQCGRNPADVRLMAVTKTVPAERVNEAIAAGVRLLGENRAQELLAKYDSYRKDGVEIHFIGHLQTNKVRQIIDKVTMIQSLDSFALAQEIERQCEKHDKTMDCLVEVNIGSELTKSGVEADKLEDFLGSITGFSRLRVRGIMSIPPVDDSELEKERHFSSLYKLFVDIGDKKIDNINMDFLSMGMSDDYTLAVKHGSNLVRIGSAMFGRRIYPQP, encoded by the coding sequence ATGACAAACGGCTTAAATGACGGATCGGTGAAGGCTTCGGTCCAGTGTATTACGGAGAGTATAGAACGTGCCTGTGCCCAGTGCGGCAGGAATCCCGCGGATGTGCGGCTCATGGCCGTCACCAAGACGGTCCCGGCCGAACGGGTCAATGAAGCGATCGCCGCGGGCGTAAGGCTGCTGGGGGAAAACCGTGCGCAGGAACTGCTCGCGAAGTATGACAGCTACCGCAAGGACGGCGTGGAAATCCACTTTATTGGGCATCTGCAAACCAATAAAGTCCGCCAGATCATCGATAAAGTCACAATGATTCAATCGCTCGACAGCTTTGCGCTTGCACAGGAAATCGAACGCCAGTGTGAAAAACACGATAAAACGATGGATTGCCTGGTGGAAGTAAATATTGGAAGCGAATTGACAAAATCCGGGGTGGAAGCGGATAAGCTGGAGGACTTTTTGGGGTCGATCACCGGCTTTTCACGCCTGCGCGTCCGCGGGATTATGTCGATTCCGCCAGTGGATGACAGCGAGCTGGAAAAGGAACGGCATTTTTCCAGTTTGTATAAACTATTTGTTGACATTGGGGACAAAAAAATAGATAATATCAATATGGATTTTTTGTCGATGGGCATGTCGGACGATTACACGCTTGCGGTCAAGCACGGCTCCAACCTCGTGCGGATCGGCAGCGCGATGTTCGGCCGCAGGATCTATCCGCAACCGTAA
- the miaA gene encoding tRNA (adenosine(37)-N6)-dimethylallyltransferase MiaA, which produces MMQEKKRIPLIAVVGPTASGKTALAVALAKAFDGEVISADSMQIYRRMEIATAKPTREEMQGIPHHLIDFAEPDNTAFSVADYTKLAHDAIAEVSARGKLPVLAGGTGLYVNAVIDNLDLTEIENDPALRRTLHAQAAERGNEAMLEELRRVDPALAEKLHPNNLGRILRALEVYRLTGIPMSEHQRRSRLAPARYLPCVIGITFEDRSRLYERINRRVDGMLAAGLVEEAREISRIYGGTAMQAIGYKELQPYLDGEETLENCVGNLKQATRRYAKRQLSWFRRDERVHWLLADHFDSAGELAREAENVVHKSGIICYN; this is translated from the coding sequence ATGATGCAGGAAAAGAAAAGAATCCCACTCATCGCGGTGGTTGGGCCAACTGCTTCTGGAAAAACCGCGCTTGCGGTCGCGCTGGCAAAAGCATTTGACGGCGAAGTGATATCGGCCGATTCAATGCAGATTTACCGGCGTATGGAAATTGCAACCGCAAAGCCGACGCGGGAGGAGATGCAGGGTATCCCGCACCATCTGATTGATTTTGCCGAACCGGACAATACCGCTTTTTCCGTCGCGGATTACACAAAGCTTGCACATGATGCGATCGCAGAGGTATCCGCGCGAGGTAAGCTCCCGGTTCTCGCGGGCGGCACCGGGCTTTATGTGAATGCGGTGATCGACAACCTCGATCTCACCGAGATCGAAAACGACCCAGCGCTCCGGCGGACGCTTCATGCGCAGGCGGCCGAACGCGGAAACGAAGCGATGCTTGAAGAGCTGCGCCGGGTGGACCCCGCGCTCGCGGAAAAGCTGCACCCCAACAATCTGGGCAGAATCCTGCGCGCATTGGAGGTTTACCGGCTCACGGGCATCCCGATGAGCGAACACCAACGGCGTTCAAGGCTTGCGCCGGCCCGCTATCTGCCGTGCGTGATCGGCATCACATTTGAGGATCGCAGCCGGCTCTATGAGCGTATTAACCGCCGGGTAGACGGAATGCTTGCGGCAGGGCTCGTGGAAGAAGCGCGCGAAATCAGCCGCATCTATGGAGGGACTGCCATGCAGGCGATCGGTTACAAAGAGCTGCAGCCGTATCTCGACGGGGAGGAAACGCTCGAGAATTGTGTCGGGAATCTCAAACAGGCAACAAGAAGATATGCCAAACGCCAGCTTTCATGGTTCCGGCGGGATGAAAGGGTTCACTGGCTTTTGGCCGACCATTTTGATTCTGCCGGAGAGCTTGCAAGGGAAGCAGAAAACGTAGTTCACAAGAGCGGGATAATATGCTATAATTAA
- a CDS encoding YlmH family RNA-binding protein — protein MIPGMEEKQDRAFAAHVRDLFTIAQEKHITRFSAFLDLHQALLARRLAASAGYDNYVFFAGHPDGERVMLGVFAPFEEPADWAFPIEPLTVSFREEDALGHRDFLGSLTGLQIGREAVGDILVEQGRAVLFVSDKIAPLIQSELTKVGRCGVRVTRGYTEPLPVLHRYEDRVANVPSLRLDCLVASVTKLSREKSAQMIRAQLVSVNGAVKTETSWNLDEGDVLSIRGYGKFLFAQVAHTTKKGRLQILCKKYV, from the coding sequence ATGATCCCGGGAATGGAGGAGAAACAGGATCGGGCGTTTGCGGCCCATGTCCGTGATCTCTTTACAATCGCGCAGGAAAAACACATCACGCGTTTTTCAGCTTTCCTTGATCTGCATCAGGCTTTGCTGGCCCGGCGGCTTGCCGCGTCAGCGGGTTATGATAATTATGTTTTCTTTGCGGGGCATCCCGACGGAGAGCGGGTGATGCTCGGCGTTTTCGCGCCTTTTGAAGAACCCGCCGATTGGGCGTTCCCGATTGAACCGCTGACTGTGTCCTTCCGCGAGGAGGACGCGCTTGGGCACCGGGATTTTCTCGGTTCACTGACCGGCCTGCAGATCGGGCGGGAGGCGGTGGGGGACATCCTGGTGGAGCAGGGCCGCGCCGTCCTGTTCGTAAGCGACAAGATCGCCCCGCTCATTCAATCTGAGCTTACAAAGGTCGGCAGGTGCGGCGTGCGGGTCACGCGGGGCTATACGGAGCCGTTGCCTGTGCTGCACCGCTACGAGGACCGGGTGGCCAACGTGCCGTCTTTGCGGCTCGACTGCCTGGTTGCCTCCGTCACAAAGCTTTCCCGCGAAAAATCCGCGCAGATGATCCGCGCGCAGCTTGTGAGCGTCAACGGCGCCGTGAAAACCGAGACATCCTGGAACCTTGACGAAGGGGATGTGCTGAGCATCCGCGGGTATGGGAAATTCCTTTTTGCGCAGGTCGCGCATACGACAAAAAAGGGCAGACTTCAGATTTTATGCAAAAAATATGTGTAA
- a CDS encoding DivIVA domain-containing protein, producing the protein MLNPSDIAGKKFDKGMGRGYKAEEVDAYLNQVADEMNDLIAQNRDLEHKMMVLADKLEEYKQDEESLRSALIGAQKLGDSVVREAKAKAASIVEDAKVQAGMLVENAKHAIEKEQNAYIRLQREVATFKSKLQLLYKQHLELISSIPVDQDFLEAASASSPAPEPQPVYESSEASEDYDDQQLPAEDYADDLPPVEEQLEYTEQKLEYTTEDRYEPEPQPERPAKRESRFGPLKFGKEFDIRRDDDKRKK; encoded by the coding sequence GTGCTGAATCCGAGCGATATTGCCGGCAAAAAATTTGACAAAGGAATGGGCCGCGGCTACAAGGCGGAAGAGGTCGACGCCTACCTCAATCAGGTGGCGGATGAGATGAATGATCTGATCGCGCAGAACCGCGATCTGGAACATAAAATGATGGTGCTTGCGGACAAGTTGGAGGAATATAAGCAGGATGAAGAAAGCCTGCGCTCCGCGCTCATCGGCGCGCAGAAGCTGGGGGACAGCGTCGTGCGCGAGGCAAAAGCAAAGGCGGCGTCGATTGTCGAGGATGCTAAGGTTCAGGCCGGCATGCTCGTCGAAAATGCGAAGCACGCCATCGAAAAGGAGCAGAACGCCTATATCCGCCTGCAGCGCGAGGTGGCAACCTTTAAAAGCAAGTTGCAGCTGCTTTATAAACAGCATCTCGAGCTGATCAGTTCGATTCCGGTGGATCAGGATTTCCTGGAAGCCGCGAGCGCGTCTTCACCGGCTCCGGAGCCGCAGCCCGTTTATGAGTCTTCCGAGGCTTCGGAAGACTACGATGACCAACAGCTTCCAGCGGAAGACTACGCCGATGACCTGCCACCGGTGGAGGAGCAGCTGGAATATACCGAGCAGAAGCTTGAATATACCACGGAAGACCGTTATGAGCCCGAACCGCAGCCTGAGCGCCCAGCCAAGCGGGAATCCCGTTTCGGACCGCTCAAGTTCGGCAAGGAGTTTGATATCCGTCGTGACGACGATAAACGCAAAAAATAA
- a CDS encoding YlbF family regulator produces MDVIAIARELGKAIQQDENYLRMMTAQQQNDEDAALQQLIGEFNLKRIALNNEINKADKDQEAINKVNDEIKEIYGKIMTNENMLAYNEAKAGLDSMVDFVLQILRGSVNGQDPDLIEQQASCGGSCDSCSGCH; encoded by the coding sequence ATGGACGTTATTGCAATCGCACGGGAACTGGGAAAGGCCATCCAGCAGGATGAAAACTATCTGCGCATGATGACCGCGCAGCAGCAGAATGATGAGGATGCCGCATTGCAGCAGCTCATCGGAGAATTCAACCTCAAACGCATCGCGCTCAACAACGAGATCAATAAGGCCGACAAAGATCAGGAAGCGATCAACAAGGTGAATGATGAGATCAAGGAGATCTACGGCAAAATCATGACGAATGAGAACATGCTTGCCTACAACGAAGCGAAAGCCGGGCTTGACAGCATGGTGGACTTCGTGCTCCAGATCCTGCGCGGCAGCGTGAATGGGCAGGACCCTGACCTGATCGAACAGCAGGCGAGCTGCGGCGGGAGCTGCGATTCCTGTTCCGGCTGCCATTAA
- the mutS gene encoding DNA mismatch repair protein MutS, with translation MTKLSPMMQQYFAVKEKHKDHILFFRLGDFYEMFFDDAIVASKELELTLTGRDCGQEERAPMCGVPYHACDAYINRLIKKGFKVAICEQMENPAEAKGVVKREVIRVVTPGTLIEQNMLSEDANNYIACVMFTEAGFGLACADISTGQLFVSQFAADAEGELINELGRYSPSEIIFNDGILDKDALTGFIKNKLHCVADLLDADRFATGNARGLIEKHFSKSPEELGIEGKALAVSVLGALLSYLYETQQKGLERITSVSYVNAEQYMVLGLTARRNLELTQTMRSGEKKGTLLWVLDKTKTAMGKRLLRSFLEKPLVNPAVINKRLNAVEELYNDTMLRCDLIESLAGVYDLERLMTRIIYGNASPREFKSLECTCRVLPPIKARLEDCKSAYLSDIYRQTDPLADLCGLISRAIVDEPPVALKDGGVIKEGFDEELDGLRTLVHNTKQILVGIETQEKEKTGIKNLKIGYNRIFGYYIEVTKSNLGLVPDTYIRKQTLANCERYITQELKDLEDKILSAGERITLLEAKLFESVRQQVSSELHRVQATASALAHLDVYCSLAAVAVANGYCRPEVNFSDEISIKDGRHPVVELLMNGAPFVANDTALNNSDKLIAIITGPNMAGKSTYMRQTALIVLMAQIGSFVPAASASVGVVDGIFTRVGASDDLASGQSTFMVEMTEVAEIMREATDKSLLILDEIGRGTSTFDGMSIARAVLEYIANKRYVGAKTLFATHYHELTALEDELPSVKNYNIACKKRGDDITFLRRIVPGGADDSYGIEVSKLAGVPDWIIKRARQVLGKLEEGEEVKPAGKKKAHAEAPGDQMSFTAVIPSEVEEKLKQIDVNTLTPIEALNKLYELKTLLKD, from the coding sequence ATGACAAAGCTCTCTCCAATGATGCAGCAATATTTTGCCGTCAAGGAAAAACACAAGGATCACATCCTGTTTTTCCGCCTGGGCGACTTTTACGAGATGTTCTTTGACGATGCGATCGTCGCGTCAAAAGAACTGGAACTGACCCTGACCGGGCGCGACTGCGGGCAGGAGGAGCGCGCGCCGATGTGCGGCGTGCCATACCATGCCTGCGACGCGTATATCAACCGGCTGATCAAAAAAGGGTTCAAGGTGGCCATCTGTGAGCAGATGGAAAACCCTGCCGAGGCAAAGGGCGTGGTCAAGCGGGAGGTCATCCGTGTGGTCACGCCCGGCACCCTCATCGAACAGAATATGCTTTCGGAGGATGCGAATAACTATATTGCCTGCGTGATGTTCACGGAGGCGGGCTTCGGCCTTGCCTGTGCTGACATCTCGACCGGGCAGCTGTTTGTCTCCCAGTTCGCGGCCGACGCCGAAGGCGAGCTCATCAACGAGCTGGGAAGGTATTCCCCCAGCGAGATCATCTTTAACGACGGCATCCTTGATAAAGACGCTCTCACCGGTTTTATTAAAAATAAGCTGCACTGTGTGGCCGATCTGCTGGACGCAGACCGCTTTGCCACCGGGAATGCGCGCGGGCTGATCGAAAAACATTTCTCAAAGAGCCCGGAGGAGCTCGGGATTGAAGGCAAGGCGCTTGCGGTTTCGGTGCTCGGCGCGCTGCTTTCCTATCTGTATGAGACCCAGCAGAAGGGTCTTGAGCGAATCACCAGCGTGAGCTATGTCAACGCGGAACAGTATATGGTGCTCGGGCTCACCGCGCGGCGCAACCTCGAGCTTACCCAGACGATGCGTTCCGGTGAAAAGAAAGGGACGCTGCTCTGGGTACTCGACAAGACAAAGACCGCGATGGGAAAGCGCCTGCTGCGCAGTTTCCTCGAAAAGCCGCTCGTGAACCCAGCGGTGATCAACAAGAGGCTCAACGCGGTGGAGGAACTCTATAACGACACGATGCTGCGCTGCGACCTTATCGAATCGCTCGCGGGCGTTTACGACCTTGAACGGCTGATGACCCGCATAATCTACGGCAATGCCTCCCCGCGGGAGTTCAAATCGCTTGAATGTACCTGCCGGGTACTGCCTCCGATCAAAGCGCGGTTGGAAGATTGCAAAAGCGCTTATCTGTCCGATATTTACCGCCAGACCGACCCGCTCGCCGACCTGTGCGGGCTTATCTCCCGTGCAATTGTGGACGAGCCGCCGGTGGCGCTCAAGGATGGCGGCGTGATCAAGGAGGGCTTCGACGAGGAGCTTGACGGCCTGCGGACGCTGGTGCACAACACCAAGCAGATCCTTGTTGGGATCGAGACGCAGGAAAAGGAAAAGACTGGCATCAAAAATTTGAAAATTGGCTATAACCGTATATTCGGATATTACATAGAAGTGACCAAGTCGAATCTTGGCTTGGTTCCGGACACCTATATCCGCAAGCAGACGCTTGCAAACTGTGAACGCTACATCACCCAGGAGCTCAAGGACCTGGAGGACAAAATCCTCTCGGCGGGCGAGCGGATCACGTTATTGGAGGCAAAGCTCTTTGAGTCGGTGCGCCAGCAGGTTTCCTCCGAACTGCACCGGGTGCAGGCGACCGCTTCGGCACTCGCGCATCTCGACGTATATTGTTCGCTCGCGGCGGTCGCGGTTGCAAACGGCTACTGCCGCCCGGAGGTCAATTTTTCGGACGAAATCAGCATCAAAGACGGGCGGCACCCGGTGGTGGAGCTTCTGATGAACGGGGCTCCATTTGTGGCCAACGATACGGCGCTGAATAATTCCGACAAGCTGATCGCAATTATCACCGGCCCCAATATGGCCGGAAAATCGACCTATATGCGTCAGACGGCGCTTATTGTGCTGATGGCGCAGATCGGTTCGTTTGTGCCTGCCGCGTCGGCTTCGGTCGGCGTGGTTGATGGGATTTTCACCCGCGTGGGCGCTTCGGACGACCTCGCATCCGGACAGTCAACCTTCATGGTCGAGATGACCGAAGTCGCGGAGATCATGCGTGAAGCGACCGACAAGAGCCTGCTCATCCTCGATGAGATTGGACGCGGCACTTCTACCTTCGACGGCATGAGCATTGCACGCGCGGTGCTTGAATATATCGCAAATAAACGTTATGTCGGCGCAAAGACCCTCTTTGCGACCCATTACCACGAACTGACCGCGCTCGAGGACGAGCTGCCAAGCGTCAAAAATTACAATATCGCCTGCAAAAAGCGCGGGGACGACATCACTTTCCTGCGCCGGATCGTGCCGGGCGGCGCGGACGACAGCTATGGCATCGAGGTCAGTAAGCTCGCGGGCGTGCCCGACTGGATCATCAAGCGCGCCCGGCAGGTGCTCGGCAAGCTTGAGGAAGGCGAAGAAGTGAAACCTGCCGGAAAGAAGAAAGCGCACGCCGAAGCGCCGGGCGATCAGATGTCCTTCACAGCGGTGATTCCTTCCGAAGTGGAGGAAAAGCTCAAACAGATCGACGTCAACACCCTCACGCCGATTGAGGCGCTCAATAAACTGTACGAGCTGAAAACACTGCTTAAAGATTGA
- the mutL gene encoding DNA mismatch repair endonuclease MutL — MARINVLDKQIAELIAAGEVVERPASIVKELVENSIDAGATAVTVEIQAGGVRYIRVTDNGSGILREDVANAFLRHATSKVRVQEDLSNILTMGFRGEALASIAAMCRVDLLTRTPDDVAGTHYAIAGGEELVCEDAGCPAGTTITVRDVFYNTPARMKFLKKDVSEGNSVAAAVEKAALGNPGVAFKFIRDGAVKLQTPGDGQTLSSIRCVLGREFAENAIPVDYQHGNIRLAGYICKPLAARGSRSMQNFFINHRFIRSKTCMAALEESYKNALMVGKFPSCVLDLTVPPQVVDVNVHPAKIEVRFADEKSIFDLVYYGCKTALGQSRLQPEIKAKSEPFNPFALHTEPAAPQQQRLSVNEYKMLLEKQMYREEPKRPSLDHVFSAVPAQPVRTPSWKLDVETPPEPKLQQQAPASFLTVESPEPPNTPYTSRNADDPPIRLTYEPVPKAAQEPSVSQGISAKTADIFADALLVGELFDTYLVLQSGDEMILVDKHAAHERLIFNKLLREGVGADKQILLTPVSVRLSPEEYAAVLDHLELFAKAGLSVEDFGDSFVVVREVAPILADADLAGIVEEFAQKLLHYSSRLLPQYLEEFYHTVACRAAIKAHDKTPVPSLEQLITLLIEDGDAQHCPHGRPVAIRMRRQEIEKKFGRLG, encoded by the coding sequence ATGGCAAGGATTAATGTACTTGATAAGCAGATCGCCGAACTGATCGCGGCGGGTGAGGTGGTCGAACGGCCGGCGTCCATCGTGAAGGAGCTCGTGGAAAACTCAATCGATGCGGGCGCTACCGCCGTGACGGTCGAAATCCAGGCGGGCGGGGTGCGGTATATCCGTGTCACCGACAATGGATCCGGCATTTTGCGGGAGGACGTAGCAAACGCCTTTCTGCGGCACGCGACCAGCAAGGTGCGCGTGCAGGAGGATCTTTCGAATATCCTGACGATGGGATTTCGCGGTGAGGCGCTTGCTTCGATCGCAGCGATGTGCCGGGTCGATCTCTTGACCCGCACGCCGGATGACGTGGCCGGGACCCATTACGCGATCGCGGGCGGAGAGGAGCTTGTCTGCGAGGATGCGGGCTGTCCTGCCGGCACCACAATCACGGTGCGGGATGTCTTTTATAACACCCCGGCACGTATGAAGTTTCTCAAAAAGGACGTGTCGGAGGGGAACTCTGTGGCGGCTGCCGTTGAAAAAGCCGCGCTCGGCAATCCTGGCGTGGCTTTTAAGTTTATCCGCGACGGCGCGGTGAAGCTGCAGACGCCGGGGGATGGCCAGACCCTTTCCTCGATCCGCTGCGTCCTTGGTCGGGAATTCGCAGAGAACGCGATCCCGGTGGACTATCAGCATGGGAATATCCGGCTCGCCGGCTACATCTGCAAGCCTCTGGCGGCCCGCGGAAGCCGTTCGATGCAGAATTTTTTCATCAACCACCGTTTTATCCGTTCAAAAACATGTATGGCGGCGCTGGAAGAGTCCTACAAAAATGCGCTGATGGTTGGGAAATTCCCGTCCTGTGTCCTGGACCTCACCGTCCCGCCGCAGGTGGTCGACGTGAATGTCCATCCGGCCAAGATCGAGGTGCGCTTCGCGGATGAGAAGAGCATTTTCGACCTGGTCTATTACGGCTGCAAAACGGCGCTCGGACAAAGTCGCCTGCAGCCCGAAATCAAGGCGAAATCGGAACCGTTCAATCCATTTGCGCTCCACACTGAACCAGCCGCGCCGCAGCAGCAGCGGCTGAGCGTGAATGAATACAAGATGCTGCTCGAAAAGCAGATGTACAGGGAGGAGCCAAAGCGACCGTCGCTTGACCATGTTTTTTCCGCGGTCCCGGCACAGCCGGTCCGGACGCCTTCCTGGAAGCTTGACGTCGAGACCCCGCCTGAACCGAAACTTCAGCAGCAGGCGCCAGCCAGTTTTTTGACCGTGGAGTCGCCGGAGCCGCCGAATACCCCATACACCAGCAGAAACGCGGACGATCCGCCGATTCGGCTCACCTATGAGCCGGTGCCAAAAGCGGCGCAGGAACCGTCCGTCTCCCAGGGGATATCTGCGAAAACCGCGGATATATTCGCGGACGCATTGCTCGTTGGGGAATTGTTCGATACCTATCTTGTTCTGCAGTCCGGGGACGAAATGATCCTCGTCGACAAACACGCGGCACATGAACGGCTGATCTTCAATAAGCTTCTGCGTGAAGGAGTCGGGGCGGACAAGCAGATTTTACTCACACCGGTCTCGGTGCGGCTTTCCCCGGAGGAATACGCGGCGGTGCTCGACCATCTGGAGCTTTTCGCAAAAGCAGGGCTTTCGGTCGAGGATTTTGGAGATTCATTCGTTGTGGTGCGGGAAGTGGCTCCGATTCTGGCTGATGCGGACCTTGCCGGAATTGTGGAGGAGTTTGCACAAAAGCTGCTGCATTACAGCAGCCGGCTTCTGCCCCAGTATTTGGAGGAATTCTATCACACGGTTGCCTGCCGCGCGGCCATCAAGGCACATGACAAAACCCCTGTGCCTTCGCTCGAGCAGCTTATCACGCTGCTCATTGAGGATGGAGACGCACAGCATTGCCCACATGGACGGCCGGTGGCAATCCGTATGCGGAGGCAGGAGATTGAAAAAAAATTTGGCAGGCTGGGATAG
- a CDS encoding cell division protein SepF, with amino-acid sequence MGIMDKFKNFIGIPEDEYYEDDVDFISNETPRAEAPAEDSPVHTESGKRGNKVVNIHATTQLQVVLVKPERFDDASTVADHLNDKRTVVLNLESTNKDVSRRLIDFLSGVAYANNGQIKRVANSTYIITPYNVDIMGDLLDELESNGVFF; translated from the coding sequence ATGGGAATCATGGACAAATTCAAGAATTTCATCGGAATTCCTGAGGATGAATATTACGAGGATGATGTGGATTTCATCTCGAATGAAACGCCTCGTGCGGAAGCTCCGGCCGAAGATTCTCCGGTGCATACCGAAAGTGGGAAACGCGGCAATAAGGTGGTCAACATCCATGCCACGACCCAGCTTCAGGTGGTGCTTGTGAAGCCGGAACGCTTCGATGATGCCTCCACCGTGGCCGACCATCTCAATGATAAGCGCACGGTCGTTCTGAATCTTGAATCGACCAATAAAGACGTCTCCCGCAGGCTGATCGACTTTCTGTCCGGCGTGGCCTATGCCAACAATGGCCAGATTAAACGCGTTGCAAACAGCACCTATATCATTACGCCGTACAATGTCGATATTATGGGCGATCTGCTTGACGAACTGGAAAGCAACGGCGTGTTCTTCTGA
- a CDS encoding HlyD family efflux transporter periplasmic adaptor subunit, whose amino-acid sequence MKNTFTQRIVLGTLALFLLGYVGLQIYRYTNSQYKTETANPYTVAESTKLTGIALRREILLDDFITGGVATYVTSDGSKVSPGTTLAEIYDSEEDIANIRTLRELENQRQLLEKAQDPGTTSFAHTDVLNKQIFSELGGIIDAVNRESLLELKTMSDKLLVLMNTKQIATGKQTDFNGAIEQLKAEEEYYRGKIEAEPDVIKAPQPGYFIRTIDGLEDKVDMDALDELTPEELVKLINSNKISASKRVGKLMTSHLWYFAAVVTSDEASRYREGATVTLDFNISGQKPVPATVKYVNTKRDEPDAVVIFETDYISEALVNLRVTQVEVRFKSITGLRVSDSAIRFNGTQKGVYIVLGEKLVFRPITVIYEDVGFVLCRENDPEYMSGTVYTGLQQFDEVVIGGTQLYNDKRLK is encoded by the coding sequence ATGAAAAATACCTTTACGCAGCGGATTGTGCTCGGTACGCTTGCGCTATTTCTGCTGGGCTATGTCGGGCTGCAAATTTACCGGTACACAAATTCGCAATATAAGACGGAGACTGCGAACCCATATACCGTGGCGGAAAGCACCAAGCTGACCGGTATCGCGCTGCGCCGCGAGATCCTTCTCGACGACTTTATTACCGGCGGGGTAGCCACCTATGTAACCAGCGACGGGAGCAAGGTTTCTCCTGGCACCACGCTCGCGGAGATCTATGACAGCGAGGAGGACATCGCAAATATCCGCACCCTGCGGGAACTTGAGAACCAGCGTCAGCTGCTCGAAAAGGCGCAGGACCCGGGCACCACCTCATTTGCACATACTGACGTGCTCAACAAGCAGATCTTCAGCGAGCTTGGTGGGATCATCGACGCGGTCAACCGGGAATCGCTCCTGGAGCTCAAGACAATGTCGGACAAGCTGCTGGTGCTGATGAACACCAAGCAGATCGCCACCGGAAAACAGACTGATTTTAACGGTGCGATTGAGCAGCTCAAAGCCGAGGAGGAATACTACCGCGGAAAAATCGAAGCGGAGCCGGATGTGATCAAAGCGCCGCAGCCGGGTTACTTCATCCGTACGATCGACGGGTTGGAGGACAAGGTGGATATGGACGCCCTTGATGAACTGACCCCGGAGGAGCTCGTCAAGCTTATCAATTCCAATAAGATTTCCGCTTCCAAACGCGTCGGAAAACTGATGACCAGCCATCTCTGGTATTTCGCGGCGGTTGTCACATCGGACGAGGCCAGCCGCTACCGCGAAGGTGCGACGGTAACCCTTGACTTCAACATCAGTGGTCAGAAGCCGGTTCCCGCGACCGTAAAATATGTCAACACGAAACGCGACGAACCGGACGCGGTTGTGATATTTGAAACCGACTACATCAGTGAAGCGCTGGTGAACCTGCGGGTGACGCAGGTGGAGGTACGGTTCAAATCGATCACCGGGCTTCGGGTGAGCGATTCGGCCATCCGTTTTAACGGTACCCAGAAAGGGGTCTATATCGTCTTGGGCGAAAAACTGGTTTTTCGCCCGATCACGGTCATTTACGAGGATGTGGGATTCGTCCTATGCCGGGAAAACGACCCGGAATATATGAGCGGTACAGTTTATACCGGCCTGCAGCAGTTCGATGAAGTTGTGATAGGAGGCACCCAGTTATACAATGACAAACGGCTTAAATGA